The Candidatus Obscuribacterales bacterium genome has a segment encoding these proteins:
- a CDS encoding VOC family protein yields MLNTHGFHHIAIICSDYPTSKRFYVEVLGFQVIQETYRAERDSYKLDLRVGDRDQIELFSFPDPPPRPSRPEACGLRHLSFAVADLEGAIAHLTAQGIAVEPIRLDHLTQRRFTFFQDPDGLPLELYGA; encoded by the coding sequence ATGCTGAACACCCACGGCTTCCATCACATTGCCATCATTTGTTCCGACTACCCAACCTCTAAGCGATTTTACGTCGAGGTGCTGGGCTTTCAGGTGATTCAAGAAACCTACCGGGCGGAGCGAGACTCCTATAAGCTAGACCTACGCGTGGGCGATCGCGACCAGATCGAACTCTTTTCCTTCCCCGATCCACCGCCGCGACCAAGCCGTCCGGAAGCCTGTGGATTGCGGCATCTATCCTTTGCTGTGGCGGACTTAGAGGGGGCGATCGCCCACCTCACGGCCCAGGGCATTGCCGTCGAACCTATCCGCCTCGACCACCTCACCCAGCGACGGTTTACCTTCTTTCAAGACCCCGATGGTCTTCCCTTAGAACTCTATGGGGCATAA